The following DNA comes from Cryptosporangium minutisporangium.
ATGCGTAGGTGCCGGGCACCGGCCCGAGCTCGGGTCCGCGGTAGAGGTATATCGCCCCTCCGAACACGCTGCCGGCCAGCGCCAGGCCGCCGGCCGTCCCCGCCACGACGCGCGACAGGCGCCAGGCCGGCACACCGGAAGGGCTGGTCGGGGCCCGGCTGGAGCGAGCCCGGTTCCTGCTGGGGATATCTGAAGTAGTCATACCCGGAGGGTCGCCCAGCAACTGCCCGCGGCGCGTCACACCGGAGAGCTGTCTTGACGGTCCGAGTCACCCCTGGGAGTGACGCCCGAAACGCTCCCATCTCACCGATCGCCTGCGCCCCGTCACGAGCGCGATGGCGAGCGATCAGCGCATCACGCCGAGCCTCCCGTAAGCCCTCTTCGAGACCATCGGATCGCGAAGAGACAGACACAATACTGCCCGAAAAAGGGGTCTTGCAGGTCACGAGACTGTACTGACCAGGTGCTCTACCGCGCTGCCGTCGCTCGCTCCACATCCATGACCGCGGGCCCGCGCTCGCGTGCACCCTGCAGGCGGACTCGATGGCGGAGCCGAGTTCGGTCGCTTAACTCAAGAGCCCTGGGGCAATCAAATGATGAGCACTGCGACCCGGGCGTTACCGAAGTCAGCGTGAGGAGCCCCATGAGCGAGCACGTGTATCGGCTCAGCGAGATCGTCGGCAGTAGCGGAACCAGCGTGGACGACGCGATCCGAGTGGCGATCCGCAGAGCCAACCAAACCGTGCGGAACCTCGAATGGTTCGAAGTCGGCCAGATCCGCGGTCACATCGAGAACGGCGAGGTAGCTCACTTCCAGGTCACGTTGAAATCGGGTTCCGGCTCGAGGATTCATGAGTCGACGGTCGTCACGACTCCCGTCCGCTCCGGCAGCCGGGCGTCGCACTGGCCATCGGCTCTATCAGAGCCTCCAGACATGCCGGGGGGTTCAGACCGGTCGACACCGACGCTGAGGGAGAACCGACGAACTGATGGGACCCCGCCATGCAGCAGAGCAGCACGCCGACGACCGCTGTCGGCGGGACGGCAGTTAGATCGGTCGGCGCCGACCCAACCGTGGCCCATGCTCTGCCTGTTCCCGGAGGTGCGACTATGTGGTGGGTGGCCTGGCGCCTGGTTGACACGAACGGTGCTCCGCTCGGACGGGCGGCCTCGCGGACGGACGTCGGGATCATCGTGAAAGACTGATCGCATGGCCCTTCTCGTCGAGGTTCACGTTCCGCTCCCGGCCGGGTCAGAGCCGTTCGACTGGATTGACGAGGTCGAGGATTTCTTGTTTCAGCTGGAGGAGGCCGACGATCTCGAGGTCTTCGACGACGGCGAGCAGTTCGGGGAGGTGTACGTGTTCTTCCTTGCGGGGGCGACTGAGGACGCTTTGCTGGCCGCAGCGCGCCGGACCGCCGCG
Coding sequences within:
- a CDS encoding dodecin, which produces MSEHVYRLSEIVGSSGTSVDDAIRVAIRRANQTVRNLEWFEVGQIRGHIENGEVAHFQVTLKSGSGSRIHESTVVTTPVRSGSRASHWPSALSEPPDMPGGSDRSTPTLRENRRTDGTPPCSRAARRRPLSAGRQLDRSAPTQPWPMLCLFPEVRLCGGWPGAWLTRTVLRSDGRPRGRTSGSS